A stretch of Anaeromyxobacter dehalogenans 2CP-1 DNA encodes these proteins:
- a CDS encoding phosphatase PAP2-related protein, whose amino-acid sequence MAAPSPQPEPARLAPSASAPPPAKGGWPALRAAWAAVLLALALRLASYAAMTAAAVWNELRPAPAALPDLLLAHVPYVEWVARGNYVLWLGIYLPVAAALLWISPRTFVRYNVAGAIVSLLRGATIAMTGLGAPDPARAGPGISGHAPWDAYVQLLSPWQVFANGSMRAYLTKDLFFSGHTATTFLLLLYVWRWPRLRWPALVGHVLVVASVFLAHLHYTIDVAGAYAVTLAVFALREGWPARAPAR is encoded by the coding sequence ATGGCCGCCCCGTCGCCCCAGCCCGAGCCCGCGCGGCTCGCCCCGTCCGCGAGCGCGCCGCCGCCGGCCAAGGGCGGGTGGCCCGCCCTGCGCGCCGCCTGGGCCGCGGTGCTGCTCGCGCTCGCGCTGCGCCTGGCGAGCTACGCCGCCATGACCGCGGCCGCGGTCTGGAACGAGCTCCGCCCCGCGCCCGCCGCGCTGCCCGACCTCCTGCTCGCGCACGTCCCCTACGTCGAGTGGGTGGCGCGCGGGAACTACGTGCTCTGGCTGGGCATCTACCTGCCGGTGGCCGCCGCGCTGCTCTGGATCTCGCCGCGCACCTTCGTCCGCTACAACGTGGCTGGCGCGATCGTGTCGCTGCTCCGCGGCGCCACCATCGCGATGACCGGCCTGGGCGCGCCCGACCCGGCGCGCGCCGGCCCCGGGATCTCCGGGCACGCCCCCTGGGACGCGTACGTGCAGCTCCTCTCGCCGTGGCAGGTGTTCGCGAACGGCTCGATGCGCGCGTACCTCACCAAGGACCTGTTCTTCTCCGGCCACACCGCCACCACGTTCCTGCTCCTGCTCTACGTGTGGCGGTGGCCGCGCCTGCGCTGGCCGGCGCTCGTGGGCCACGTGCTGGTGGTCGCGTCGGTGTTCCTCGCGCACCTGCACTACACCATCGACGTGGCCGGCGCGTACGCCGTGACGCTGGCGGTGTTCGCGCTGCGCGAGGGCTGGCCGGCCCGCGCGCCGGCGCGCTAG
- a CDS encoding TRAP transporter TatT component family protein produces MNRTHVALILAVTLPPLAGCKSAALSFAADAIAQSGTSYASDDDPELVRDAVPFGLKTMEGILEENPRHVGLLTALTSSFTQYGYAFVQADAEQADLDGRIDAARAGRARAKKLFLRAREYGLRGLEVRHEKLSRRLRDGRDVAGALRRAEKKDVPLLYWTASAWTLAIVNGKGDMQLVAELPVAIAMMERALELDERWGEGAIHEFFVSYDATRSAAQGGGAGRARAHLDRALALSMNKKLGPLVSWAEGVLVQQQDRAEFTRVLEEVVRADPDAEPRYRLANILAQRRARALLDHVDDLFL; encoded by the coding sequence GTGAACCGTACACACGTCGCCCTCATACTGGCGGTCACGCTGCCGCCGCTCGCCGGGTGCAAGAGCGCCGCGCTCTCCTTCGCGGCGGACGCGATCGCGCAGAGCGGCACCTCCTACGCCTCGGACGACGATCCGGAGCTGGTGCGCGACGCGGTCCCGTTCGGCCTGAAGACGATGGAGGGGATCCTCGAGGAGAACCCCCGGCACGTCGGGCTCCTCACCGCGCTCACCAGCAGCTTCACCCAGTACGGCTACGCGTTCGTGCAGGCGGACGCCGAGCAGGCCGACCTCGACGGCCGCATCGACGCGGCCCGCGCCGGCCGCGCCCGCGCGAAGAAGCTCTTCCTGCGCGCCCGCGAGTACGGGCTGCGCGGGCTGGAGGTCCGCCACGAGAAGCTCTCCCGCCGCCTCCGCGACGGGCGCGACGTGGCGGGCGCGCTCCGGCGCGCCGAGAAGAAGGACGTCCCGCTGCTGTACTGGACCGCCTCCGCCTGGACGCTCGCCATCGTGAACGGCAAGGGCGACATGCAGCTCGTGGCCGAGTTGCCGGTCGCGATCGCGATGATGGAGCGCGCGCTCGAGCTCGACGAGCGATGGGGCGAGGGGGCGATCCACGAGTTCTTCGTCTCCTACGACGCCACCCGCAGCGCCGCCCAGGGCGGCGGGGCGGGGAGGGCCAGGGCGCACCTGGACCGGGCGCTCGCCCTCTCGATGAACAAGAAGCTGGGTCCGCTCGTCTCCTGGGCGGAGGGCGTCCTCGTCCAGCAGCAGGACCGGGCCGAGTTCACGCGCGTCCTCGAGGAGGTCGTGCGCGCCGATCCGGACGCCGAGCCGAGGTACCGGCTCGCCAACATCCTGGCCCAGCGGCGCGCCCGCGCGCTGCTCGACCACGTCGACGATCTGTTCCTCTAG
- a CDS encoding class I SAM-dependent methyltransferase: protein MRRQVKGEAVRRELLPGTSPALLKELHLLTRQGDLNADSLRKLKQVNHLANLLAPALDDVLGRFGDPVVVDCGAGKSYLGFILYELFLGPAGKGRLLALESRPDLAKAGAERAARLGFDRLSFVEAPIDAAPVPERVNLVTALHACDTATDDALALAIRHGADHVAVVPCCQAEVARQLDEAKEPSPLLAPLFAHAWHRREFGSHLTNVLRALALEAHGYKVTVTELTGWEHSVKNELILGKKVRATSRDAQARLDALLAATGVRPKLLRTLAGAGPDGGTPA from the coding sequence ATGCGAAGGCAGGTGAAGGGTGAGGCGGTCCGCCGCGAGCTGCTCCCGGGCACGTCCCCGGCGCTGTTGAAGGAGCTGCACCTGCTCACCCGGCAGGGCGATCTCAACGCCGACAGCCTCCGGAAGCTGAAGCAGGTGAACCACCTCGCGAACCTGCTCGCCCCCGCGCTCGACGACGTGCTCGGGCGCTTCGGCGATCCGGTGGTGGTGGACTGCGGGGCCGGCAAGAGCTACCTCGGCTTCATCCTGTACGAGCTGTTCCTCGGGCCGGCCGGCAAGGGCCGGCTCCTCGCGCTCGAGTCGCGCCCCGACCTCGCGAAGGCCGGCGCCGAGCGCGCCGCGCGCCTCGGCTTCGACCGGCTCTCGTTCGTGGAGGCGCCCATCGACGCCGCGCCGGTGCCGGAGCGGGTCAACCTCGTCACCGCGCTGCACGCCTGCGACACCGCCACCGACGACGCGCTCGCGCTCGCGATCCGGCACGGCGCCGACCACGTGGCGGTGGTCCCCTGCTGCCAGGCCGAGGTGGCGCGGCAGCTCGACGAGGCGAAGGAGCCCTCGCCGCTGCTCGCGCCGCTGTTCGCGCACGCCTGGCACCGGCGCGAGTTCGGCTCGCACCTCACCAACGTGCTCCGCGCGCTGGCGCTCGAGGCGCACGGCTACAAGGTGACCGTCACCGAGCTCACCGGCTGGGAGCACTCGGTGAAGAACGAGCTCATCCTCGGGAAGAAGGTCCGGGCCACGTCGCGCGACGCGCAGGCGCGGCTGGACGCGCTGCTCGCGGCCACCGGCGTGCGCCCGAAGCTGCTGCGGACGCTCGCCGGGGCCGGGCCCGACGGCGGGACACCGGCCTGA
- a CDS encoding Bax inhibitor-1/YccA family protein has product MSFDSPSRFPAREQVLVRGASDVERRFMSAVYRWMTLGLGVTALVATAVASSETLLLAIVGNRILFYGLILGELALVIWISAAVNRLPAAAAGGLFLLYSAINGATLSVVLLVYTGASVGIAFLTTAGTFAAMSVYGTVTRRDLTGWGSFLFMGLIGIVIASLANLFFRSDMISWVVSCAGVLVFTGLTAYDTQKLRAYARAGGGAAAAPVSGALSLYLDFVNLFLSLLRLFGNRR; this is encoded by the coding sequence ATGTCCTTCGACTCCCCGTCCCGCTTCCCGGCCCGCGAGCAGGTGCTCGTCCGCGGCGCCTCCGACGTCGAGCGCCGCTTCATGTCGGCGGTCTACCGCTGGATGACGCTGGGGCTCGGCGTCACCGCGCTGGTCGCGACTGCGGTGGCGAGCTCCGAGACGCTCCTCCTCGCCATCGTCGGGAACCGGATCCTGTTCTACGGGCTGATCCTGGGCGAGCTGGCGCTCGTGATCTGGATCTCCGCCGCGGTGAACCGGCTCCCGGCGGCGGCCGCGGGCGGGCTGTTCCTGCTCTACTCCGCGATCAACGGCGCGACGCTCTCGGTGGTGCTGCTCGTCTACACCGGGGCGTCGGTGGGGATCGCGTTCCTCACCACCGCCGGCACGTTCGCGGCGATGAGCGTCTACGGCACGGTCACCCGGCGCGACCTCACCGGCTGGGGGAGCTTCCTGTTCATGGGGCTCATCGGGATCGTGATCGCGAGCCTCGCGAACCTGTTCTTCCGGTCCGACATGATCTCGTGGGTGGTGTCGTGCGCGGGCGTGCTGGTCTTCACCGGCCTCACCGCCTACGACACCCAGAAGCTCCGCGCGTACGCGCGCGCGGGGGGCGGCGCGGCGGCGGCGCCGGTGAGCGGCGCGCTCTCGCTCTACCTCGACTTCGTGAACCTGTTCCTGTCGCTGCTGCGGCTGTTCGGGAACCGGCGCTAG
- the dctP gene encoding TRAP transporter substrate-binding protein DctP: MKKLLLAALLAALAPAARAQNVVIKLGTLAPQGSTWHEILKEMAQRWEQASGGQVKLRIYAGGAQGSEGDMVRKMGIGQLQGAAISNVGMHDVIPEPQALSVPFLFEDQAQMECAFAKMRPQLEAALERRGLIALQWSRIGAIHLFCSSAHRSPADMANAKIWAWEGDPKSVEAFRAAGLKPVVLSSNDIVPSLQTGMIDCIPNVPLYVLTARLHEKASHMMDLPWSWMMGATLVRKDAWEKIPADTRAKLVAIAKELGEKVDVEVKRLNTDAVTAMQKQGLQVEKGDPAAWRTAMEKTWQVVRGGVVPAAFFDEVKAARDACKAGGAAKKK, from the coding sequence GTGAAGAAGCTGCTCCTCGCCGCGCTCCTCGCGGCGCTCGCCCCGGCCGCCCGCGCCCAGAACGTGGTCATCAAGCTCGGCACGCTCGCGCCGCAGGGGTCCACCTGGCACGAGATCCTGAAGGAGATGGCGCAGCGCTGGGAGCAGGCGTCCGGCGGGCAGGTGAAGCTCCGCATCTACGCCGGCGGCGCCCAGGGCAGCGAGGGCGACATGGTCCGGAAGATGGGGATCGGCCAGCTCCAGGGCGCCGCCATCTCCAACGTCGGCATGCACGACGTCATCCCCGAGCCGCAGGCGCTCTCGGTCCCGTTCCTGTTCGAGGACCAGGCGCAGATGGAGTGCGCGTTCGCGAAGATGCGGCCGCAGCTCGAGGCGGCGCTGGAGAGGCGCGGGCTGATCGCGCTGCAGTGGAGCCGCATCGGCGCCATCCACCTGTTCTGCTCCTCGGCGCACCGCTCGCCGGCGGACATGGCGAACGCGAAGATCTGGGCCTGGGAGGGCGACCCGAAGAGCGTGGAGGCGTTCCGCGCGGCGGGGCTGAAGCCGGTGGTGCTCTCGTCCAACGACATCGTCCCCTCGCTGCAGACCGGCATGATCGACTGCATCCCGAACGTGCCGCTGTACGTCCTCACCGCCCGCCTGCACGAGAAGGCGAGCCACATGATGGACCTGCCCTGGAGCTGGATGATGGGCGCGACGCTGGTGCGCAAGGACGCCTGGGAGAAGATCCCGGCGGACACCCGCGCCAAGCTGGTCGCCATCGCCAAGGAGCTGGGCGAGAAGGTGGACGTCGAGGTGAAGCGGCTCAACACCGACGCCGTCACGGCCATGCAGAAGCAGGGGCTGCAGGTGGAGAAGGGCGATCCGGCCGCCTGGCGCACCGCCATGGAGAAGACCTGGCAGGTGGTGCGCGGCGGGGTCGTGCCGGCCGCGTTCTTCGACGAGGTGAAGGCCGCGCGCGACGCCTGCAAGGCGGGCGGGGCGGCGAAGAAGAAGTAG
- a CDS encoding HNH endonuclease, whose amino-acid sequence MDTARELSDRLAALLRRERSALAEFLVALAGFDARRAWAELGYASLFHYLHRELGLSKGSAQYRKVAAELIQAVPAIVEPLRNGRLCFTTVIEVARVVTAENWEAVLPRFYGLSRHEAAKVVAALAPHPAPPVRTVLTAVRAPAGSTVELATPAVTSGSTVELAATGVTAGSTVKPMVPRETSGSTVEPRGPAMTLVALASSPRSTDLSPLTADRQRLHVTVSECFVRKLGRLRDLRPDLSDDALLEAAVDLLLAKAEKRVGALTDRPRGGVRPGQADRVPAHVRREVWRRDGGCCQWRLANGELCGSTHALQLDHVVPRARGGESTAANLRVLCAAHNLEAARLVFGDAWMGRYTKGRRDGDRAGPAVVRYLSGDPRDLAPSGAP is encoded by the coding sequence ATGGACACTGCGCGTGAACTCTCGGATCGGCTCGCCGCCCTCCTTCGCCGTGAGCGCTCGGCGCTCGCAGAATTCCTGGTCGCGCTCGCGGGCTTCGACGCGCGGCGCGCGTGGGCGGAGCTGGGGTACGCCTCGCTATTCCACTACCTGCACCGTGAGCTGGGGCTGTCGAAGGGCTCGGCGCAGTACCGCAAGGTCGCGGCGGAGCTCATCCAGGCGGTCCCGGCCATCGTCGAGCCGCTGCGGAACGGGCGGCTCTGCTTCACGACCGTCATCGAGGTGGCGCGGGTGGTCACGGCGGAGAACTGGGAGGCGGTGCTGCCGCGGTTCTACGGGCTGTCGCGGCATGAGGCGGCGAAGGTGGTCGCCGCATTGGCGCCGCATCCGGCGCCGCCGGTTCGAACGGTCCTCACGGCGGTGCGTGCGCCTGCTGGTTCAACTGTTGAACTGGCCACCCCTGCGGTGACCTCTGGTTCAACTGTTGAACTGGCCGCCACGGGGGTGACCGCTGGTTCAACTGTTAAACCGATGGTCCCGCGAGAGACGTCTGGTTCAACTGTTGAACCACGGGGCCCTGCGATGACCTTGGTGGCCCTGGCGTCGTCTCCCCGTTCCACGGACCTCTCCCCGCTCACGGCGGACCGTCAGCGGCTCCACGTGACGGTAAGTGAATGTTTCGTGCGCAAGCTGGGGCGACTGAGGGATCTCCGCCCGGACCTCTCCGACGACGCGCTCCTCGAGGCGGCGGTGGATCTGCTGCTGGCGAAGGCTGAGAAGCGCGTCGGCGCGCTCACGGACCGGCCTCGGGGCGGCGTGCGTCCCGGTCAGGCCGATCGCGTCCCCGCCCACGTTCGCCGCGAGGTCTGGCGGCGGGATGGCGGGTGCTGCCAGTGGCGGTTGGCGAACGGGGAGCTCTGCGGCTCCACGCACGCGCTGCAGCTCGACCACGTCGTTCCGCGGGCGCGGGGCGGCGAGTCCACCGCGGCCAACCTTCGCGTGCTCTGTGCGGCGCACAACCTCGAGGCGGCGCGGCTCGTGTTCGGGGACGCGTGGATGGGCAGGTACACCAAGGGCCGGCGCGATGGGGATCGGGCCGGCCCTGCGGTGGTTCGCTATCTGTCCGGCGATCCGCGGGACTTGGCGCCTAGTGGTGCTCCGTGA
- the msrP gene encoding protein-methionine-sulfoxide reductase catalytic subunit MsrP — MARWRPDMAEREATPEALYLRRRDFLALGAAGAVGLLLPRGARAGDPTGAALQVARKVDQAGGETPTPWDSVTGYNNFYELGTSKEDPSRNAGSLRARPWTVTIAGEVKRPQTLDVDALVRMFPPEERVYRMRCVEAWSMVIPWVGFPLADLVRRLEPTSRAKYVAFQTLLDRDQLPGQRRPVLPWPYVEALRIDEANHPLALLAVGLYGRVLPGQNGAPLRLVVPWKYGFKGAKSIVRITFLADRPHTTWNDAAPDEYGFYANVNPEVDHPRWSQARERRIGEFFRRKTLPFNGYAAEVAPLYAGLDLRKNY, encoded by the coding sequence ATGGCGCGCTGGCGGCCGGACATGGCGGAGCGGGAGGCCACCCCGGAGGCGCTGTACCTGCGTCGGCGGGACTTCCTGGCGCTCGGCGCCGCGGGCGCGGTGGGGCTGCTCCTGCCGCGCGGCGCGCGGGCGGGCGATCCCACCGGCGCGGCGCTGCAGGTGGCGCGCAAGGTGGACCAGGCCGGCGGCGAGACGCCCACGCCCTGGGACTCGGTCACCGGCTACAACAACTTCTACGAGCTCGGGACCTCCAAGGAGGACCCGTCGCGCAACGCCGGCTCGCTCCGTGCCCGCCCGTGGACCGTCACCATCGCCGGCGAGGTGAAGCGGCCGCAGACGCTCGACGTGGACGCGCTCGTCCGCATGTTCCCGCCGGAGGAGCGCGTCTACCGGATGCGCTGCGTGGAGGCCTGGTCCATGGTGATCCCGTGGGTGGGCTTCCCGCTCGCCGACCTGGTGCGCCGCCTCGAGCCGACCTCGCGCGCGAAGTACGTCGCGTTCCAGACGCTTCTCGATCGCGACCAGCTCCCCGGCCAGCGCCGCCCGGTGCTGCCATGGCCGTACGTGGAGGCGCTCCGGATCGACGAGGCCAACCACCCGCTCGCGCTGCTCGCCGTCGGGCTGTACGGCCGCGTGCTGCCCGGGCAGAACGGCGCCCCGCTCCGGCTGGTGGTGCCGTGGAAGTACGGGTTCAAGGGCGCGAAGTCGATCGTGCGGATCACCTTCCTCGCGGACCGCCCGCACACCACCTGGAACGACGCCGCGCCGGACGAGTACGGCTTCTACGCGAACGTGAACCCCGAGGTGGACCACCCGCGCTGGAGCCAGGCGCGGGAGCGGCGCATCGGCGAGTTCTTCCGCCGCAAGACGCTGCCGTTCAACGGCTACGCCGCCGAGGTCGCGCCGCTCTACGCCGGCCTCGACCTGCGCAAGAACTACTGA
- a CDS encoding glycerophosphodiester phosphodiesterase, producing the protein MTALSPPSPDRAPARAYLSRPGPWLVAHRGGSALAPENTLVAFDRAVALGADALEIDVRRTADGAVVVFHDDDTARLTGVPGTIEARTLEEVGRLDAAFGFTPDGGATRPLRGKGVRVPTLAEVLARYPGLRLNIDAKPDEAALAEALAREIRAAGAEDRVCVGSFFDAQAERLAPLLPGCARYLPEQAATCHVMAALSGQAAEGCPSGYDVADLPHRMGEIEVVCPKVVEHFHGLGIPVHVWTVDDPVEMGELLALGVDGIVTDRPDLLARVLGR; encoded by the coding sequence GTGACCGCTCTCAGCCCTCCCTCGCCGGACCGCGCGCCCGCGCGCGCCTACCTCTCCCGCCCCGGCCCGTGGCTGGTGGCCCACCGCGGCGGCAGCGCGCTCGCCCCGGAGAACACGCTCGTCGCGTTCGACCGGGCGGTCGCCCTCGGCGCGGACGCGCTCGAGATCGACGTGCGCCGCACCGCCGACGGCGCGGTGGTGGTGTTCCACGACGACGACACCGCGCGCCTCACCGGCGTGCCGGGGACCATCGAGGCGCGGACGCTCGAGGAGGTGGGGCGGCTCGACGCGGCGTTCGGGTTCACGCCGGACGGGGGGGCGACGCGGCCGCTCCGTGGGAAGGGGGTGCGGGTGCCGACGCTGGCGGAGGTGCTGGCGCGGTATCCGGGGCTGCGGCTGAACATCGACGCGAAGCCGGACGAGGCCGCGCTGGCGGAGGCGCTGGCGCGGGAGATCCGGGCCGCGGGGGCGGAGGACCGCGTGTGCGTCGGGTCGTTCTTCGACGCGCAGGCGGAGCGGCTCGCGCCGCTGTTGCCCGGGTGCGCGCGGTACCTGCCGGAGCAGGCGGCGACGTGCCACGTGATGGCGGCGCTGTCGGGGCAGGCGGCGGAGGGGTGTCCATCCGGCTACGACGTCGCGGATCTGCCGCATCGGATGGGGGAGATCGAGGTGGTGTGCCCGAAGGTCGTCGAGCACTTCCACGGGCTGGGGATTCCGGTGCACGTGTGGACGGTGGACGATCCGGTCGAGATGGGGGAGCTGCTCGCGCTCGGGGTGGATGGGATCGTCACCGATCGGCCGGATCTGTTGGCGAGGGTGTTGGGGAGGTAG
- a CDS encoding TRAP transporter large permease subunit, with protein MTAPTISSHGDPEAQGTRIERGLVTFLLVTMILLPAASTVSRRLLGRELPGSAVLAQHITLWVGFLGAMLATASGRHLALSTLDVIPVGWPRTAAWFLGQAVSAAVTALLAWASLELVKVEWTGFGQVAFGIKVAWSQLVMPVGFAIMALRFAWRAGAPCESLRCWGLRVAAALIAAGAFLLGSAVPGPALTWILSILVLLAFLLGAPVFVAMAGLAMVLFFRDAGDPIAVVAVPTATFNLVSSATLPAIPLLTAAGYVLAEGGAARRLVRAYKGIFGWMPGGVAVMATFVCALFTTFTGASGVTILALGGLLLPALLEDGYPEDFSVGLVTAAGSLGLLFPPSLPVILYGVVAQAPIDHLFIGGLVPGLLMIVLVAAYGVLVGVRSRAPRQAFHPREALAALWDAKWDLGLPTLVVVAVGSGFATVVEAAALAAAYALVVELLVFRSIGPVRDLPRVLVHASTLVGSVVILLGTALGLTSWFVDAEIPTRLVEWMTAHVHSPALFLLMLNAVLLVLGSVLEIYSAIVVLAPLVAPLGVAYGIEPIHLGVVFLANLELGFLFPPMGLNLFLSASRFNKPLPYLYRKAFPFLLIMSAGVLAITYLPAITTGVVELLARD; from the coding sequence GTGACCGCCCCAACCATCTCCAGCCACGGCGATCCGGAAGCGCAGGGCACGCGCATCGAGCGCGGCCTCGTCACGTTCCTGCTCGTGACGATGATCCTGCTGCCGGCCGCCTCCACCGTGTCGCGGCGCCTCCTCGGCCGGGAGCTGCCCGGCTCGGCCGTGCTCGCGCAGCACATCACCCTCTGGGTGGGCTTCCTCGGAGCGATGCTCGCCACCGCGAGCGGACGCCACCTCGCCCTGTCCACGCTCGACGTCATCCCGGTCGGCTGGCCCCGCACCGCGGCCTGGTTCCTCGGCCAGGCCGTCTCCGCCGCGGTGACCGCGCTGCTCGCCTGGGCGTCGCTCGAGCTGGTCAAGGTGGAGTGGACCGGCTTCGGCCAGGTCGCGTTCGGCATCAAGGTGGCCTGGAGCCAGCTGGTGATGCCGGTGGGCTTCGCGATCATGGCGCTGCGCTTCGCGTGGCGTGCCGGCGCGCCGTGCGAGTCCCTCCGCTGCTGGGGGCTGCGCGTCGCCGCCGCGCTGATCGCCGCGGGCGCCTTCCTGCTCGGCTCGGCCGTGCCCGGCCCCGCGCTCACCTGGATCCTGTCGATCCTGGTGCTGCTCGCGTTCCTGCTGGGCGCGCCGGTGTTCGTGGCCATGGCAGGCCTCGCCATGGTCCTGTTCTTCCGCGACGCGGGCGATCCGATCGCCGTCGTCGCGGTCCCCACCGCCACGTTCAACCTGGTCTCGTCGGCCACGCTGCCCGCCATCCCGCTGCTCACCGCGGCCGGCTACGTGCTCGCCGAGGGCGGCGCGGCGCGCCGGCTGGTGCGCGCGTACAAGGGGATCTTCGGGTGGATGCCGGGCGGCGTCGCGGTGATGGCGACGTTCGTCTGCGCGCTGTTCACCACCTTCACCGGCGCGTCCGGCGTCACCATCCTCGCGCTGGGCGGCCTGCTGCTCCCGGCGCTGCTCGAGGACGGCTACCCGGAGGACTTCTCGGTCGGCCTGGTCACGGCGGCCGGCTCGCTGGGCCTGCTGTTCCCGCCCTCGCTGCCGGTGATCCTCTACGGCGTGGTGGCGCAGGCGCCCATCGACCACCTGTTCATCGGCGGCCTGGTGCCGGGCCTGCTCATGATCGTCCTCGTGGCCGCGTACGGCGTCCTCGTGGGCGTCCGCTCCCGCGCGCCGCGGCAGGCGTTCCACCCGCGCGAGGCGCTCGCCGCGCTGTGGGACGCGAAGTGGGACCTCGGGCTCCCGACGCTCGTCGTCGTGGCGGTGGGGTCCGGGTTCGCCACGGTGGTGGAGGCCGCCGCGCTCGCCGCCGCCTACGCGCTGGTGGTGGAGCTGCTGGTGTTCCGCTCGATCGGCCCGGTCCGCGACCTGCCGCGGGTGCTGGTCCACGCGTCCACGCTGGTCGGGAGCGTGGTGATCCTGCTCGGCACCGCGCTCGGCCTCACCTCCTGGTTCGTGGACGCGGAGATCCCCACCCGGCTGGTGGAGTGGATGACGGCGCACGTGCACTCGCCGGCGCTCTTCCTGCTCATGCTGAACGCGGTGCTGCTGGTGCTCGGCAGCGTGCTCGAGATCTACTCGGCCATCGTGGTGCTGGCGCCGCTGGTCGCGCCGCTCGGCGTCGCGTACGGCATCGAGCCCATCCACCTCGGCGTGGTGTTCCTCGCGAACCTCGAGCTCGGGTTCCTGTTCCCGCCCATGGGGCTCAACCTGTTCCTGTCGGCCTCGCGGTTCAACAAGCCGCTGCCGTACCTGTACCGGAAGGCGTTCCCGTTCCTGCTCATCATGAGCGCGGGCGTCCTCGCCATCACCTACCTGCCGGCCATCACCACCGGCGTGGTGGAGCTGCTGGCGCGGGACTAG
- a CDS encoding sulfite oxidase heme-binding subunit YedZ: MTRAGIHIRLRLLKALTFAACCLPLAKLAWDAFTGGLGANPIEAVLNRLGFWTLTLLTLSLAPTPAHDLLGLAWPVRVRRMLGLFTFAYATLHLCWYVGVDQFFDLHVLAKDVLKRKFMAVGFVAWLLLVPLAVTSTDRWVRRLGYARWKRLHRLVYAVAALGVVHFVWRVKADALRPYVFATILAALLGARAAARVRAEVSRAGAPRPRSSPDRTASGGMPRRPGWRRRGCRRRGPPRARARGSRRGAGRRAGPSGTPIRP, encoded by the coding sequence GTGACGCGCGCCGGCATCCACATCCGCTTGCGCCTCCTGAAGGCGCTCACCTTCGCCGCCTGCTGCCTCCCGCTCGCGAAGCTCGCCTGGGACGCGTTCACCGGCGGGCTGGGCGCGAACCCCATCGAGGCGGTGCTCAACCGGCTCGGCTTCTGGACGCTCACGCTGCTCACGCTCTCGCTCGCGCCCACGCCGGCGCACGACCTCCTCGGCCTCGCCTGGCCGGTGCGGGTGCGGCGCATGCTCGGCCTGTTCACGTTCGCGTACGCCACGCTGCACCTGTGCTGGTACGTGGGCGTGGACCAGTTCTTCGACCTGCACGTGCTCGCGAAGGACGTGCTGAAGCGGAAGTTCATGGCGGTCGGGTTCGTCGCCTGGCTGCTGCTCGTGCCGCTCGCGGTCACGTCCACCGACCGCTGGGTCCGGCGCCTCGGGTACGCGCGCTGGAAGCGGCTGCACCGGCTGGTCTACGCGGTGGCCGCGCTCGGCGTGGTGCACTTCGTCTGGCGCGTGAAGGCGGACGCGCTGCGCCCGTACGTGTTCGCGACGATCCTGGCGGCGCTGCTCGGGGCGCGCGCGGCGGCGCGCGTCCGCGCCGAGGTCAGCAGAGCCGGTGCACCGCGTCCACGAAGCTCGCCAGATCGAACGGCTTCGGGAGGAATGCCTCGGCGGCCAGGTTGGCGACGGCGCGGCTGTCGCCGCCGTGGCCCGCCGAGAGCACGAGCACGGGGATCGCGGAGAGGCGCGGGTCGCCGCGCTGGACCGAGCGGAACGCCCATCCGTCCATGA